A DNA window from Anastrepha ludens isolate Willacy chromosome 6, idAnaLude1.1, whole genome shotgun sequence contains the following coding sequences:
- the LOC128868899 gene encoding uncharacterized protein LOC128868899 yields MASTAQSVFITVPKYVAITHNPTMTLPKIRPAPTPTSVQGTAVVASAENVIVEDGASAPRGKKRRLDHLTWEEKMQRKKLKNRVAAQTSRDRKKARMEDMEREIDELTQKTEILQNKCESLQAINESLLEKNHKLDMELELLRQQLSEVQQQQKQQQEQLASNAANLKARSAVGTCAGSAAGITSNGLSVDRRTTEKEQLSGVALEDCCALPTFQDMLLIDEEFDVSKLEELAESLMADIEADLENNNGSGNENDAKITSSSERLLGPVVGTKTECLESSKHTNTRSNSLNNTEWASPIQTDAIQLQTNLPAATQELTGLSDSSTVIASAAPCTIQQGKFSDDPTSPLDTVYGTYDAKTNSITIVMDDDAVPVNEAVEEIYCDGVAPSNSDEIKYPTPMASPSHVFLNVVDDSDDEPFLRPNRPLAKSPALSLHSVVSDHGYESIIGSPTSTATEHFDTSAEDFDWQGNFNDLFPSLI; encoded by the exons ATGGCATCAACAGCACAATCAGTTTTTATAACAGTGCCCAAGTACGTAGCTATAACGCATAATCCAACTATGACATTACCGAAGATAAGGCCTGCACCGACTCCCACGTCAGTGCAGGGAACAGCCGTAGTAGCATCTGCTGAGAATGTGATAGTTGAGGATGGAGCATCAGCACCAAGGGGCAAAAAACGCCGCCTTGATCACCTAACATGGGAAGAAAAGATGCAGAGAAA aaaattgaaaaatcgtgTTGCCGCACAGACATCTCGCGATCGGAAAAAAGCTCGGATGGAAGATATGGAAAGAGAAATTGACGAATTAACacagaaaacagaaatattacaaaataagtGCGAAAGTTTGCAAGCTATCAATGAATCTCTTCTTGAAAAGAATCATAAACTTGATATGGAGTTAGAACTTTTACGTCAACAACTCAGTgaagtgcaacaacaacagaagcaGCAGCAAGAACAACTTGCCAGTAATGCCGCCAACTTAAAAGCTAGAAGTGCAGTTGGTACTTGTGCCGG CTCTGCAGCAGGGATCACGTCAAATGGACTCTCAGTCGACAGAAGAACAACTGAAAAAGAGCAACTCAGTGGCGTCGCTTTGGAGGATTGTTGCGCTTTGCCTACTTTTCAAGATATGCTCCTCATCGACGAAGAATTCGATGTCAGTAAACTTGAAGAACTTGCCGAAAGCCTCATGGCCGATATCGAAGCAGACCTGGAAAATAATAATGGGTCAGGCAATGAAAATGATGCCAAAATTACAAGCAGCTCAGAGCGATTGCTTGGACCAGTGGTGGGGACCAAAACAGAGTGCTTGGAATCCAgcaaacatacaaacacacgAAGTAACAGCTTAAATAATACGGAGTGGGCGTCACCAATCCAAACGGATGCAATTCAATTACAAACCAATTTGCCTGCAGCGACACAAGAGCTAACAGGGCTTAGCGATTCATCTACAGTTATTGCATCAGCAGCACCGTGTACAATACAACAAGGCAAATTTAGTGACGACCCGACATCCCCGCTAGATACTGTGTACGGCACGTACGACGCAAAAACCAATTCTATAACAATTGTAATGGATGATGATGCGGTACCCGTAAATGAAGCGGTTGAGGAGATTTACTGTGATGGTGTAGCGCCGTCAAATAGTGATGAAATTAAATACCCCACACCTATGGCTTCACCATCACATGTTTTCCTAAACGTTGTCGATGACTCTGATGATGAGCCCTTTCTGCGACCGAATCGTCCTCTAGCGAAATCTCCTGCACTGTCACTACATTCTGTCGTTTCAGATCATGGCTATGAATCAATTATTGGTTCACCCACATCTACAGCGACAGAGCATTTCGATACAAGTGCCGAAGACTTTGACTGGCAGGGTAATTTTAACGATTTATTTCCCAGTTTGATTTAA
- the LOC128868898 gene encoding lamin-B receptor, which produces MEGRRTSGRRKRNEDSVLAPKEKVSTASTHINVPVKRSSSKTNVSPPRRTSPGRTRRSSRPRSSAAVSAPSATTIERSSPVSNPSPIKELKKTPSPKTASKTRIPTAVGSNVNVGERSSPPFTTKSTSSLLSTFSSSSTQKTIEIRSTASALDTEFQKLSDYIRRSVSKTIAGGRREGTHTPTTNTEVESRYSRSVSRSIFDDGASSKAEFSDNETNGRTMEDYEEDDGDNFKSFKASSQHSYSTTALGQNSRQLETPKEFGGWAGTTLLMLLVPCIVYYLQWSCQKNVCELVIPHMDINSFKTSAAWKSIFNNEAVSGYIAFQLGVFVLSATIFGRYVRLPTERIGGIGGVTHYSAEYKFNALPIAILMTLGAGWAEYLNYPLADFVLKHQMRFCLYGFLNAFILALWAYMRSSTLNAKSSQAQPNIYGKTGNFLVDYAQGRQVNPRWIDLVDFKLVFYRVALLFTLLYVECYLYKQLSLPWLPANERGVWNTMTYYYYNGRYDSAALLTSGMLLAYVLDAIIFEHHLASSFEMQGEGFGALLLLRYAATPYLLTAVARYFYEQQLGKQAQSLNCCYAAYLPVVLLIAGLLLKRISSAIKYKYRVNPTNAYFVGVETIHTFQGRRLLLGSFWGRVRQPNYAGDLLALCALTLPLFLRFAWPPLICILILCTILLHRTKRVQVRNMSRYHSSWVRYCNKVRYYILPKVY; this is translated from the exons ATGGAGGGTCGTCGTACGAGCGGGCGTCGGAAACGGAATGAAGATTCGGTATTAGCGCCAAAAGAAAAAGTTAGTACAGCAAGTACGCATATCAATGTACCCGTGAAAAGAAGTTCTTCTAAGACAAATGTTTCGCCACCGAGACGCACCTCGCCTGGACGCACACGACGCTCATCGCGACCGCGATCTTCAGCCGCAGTATCAGCGCCATCCGCAACAACTATTGAAAGGTCATCTCCGGTTTCCAATCCTTCTCCtataaaagaattaaagaag ACCCCTTCACCTAAAACCGCCTCGAAAACACGGATACCGACTGCGGTTGGTTCGAATGTTAACGTCGGTGAAAGAAGTTCACCGCCTTTTACAACAAAGTCTACTTCTTCCTTGCTTAGCACATTTAGCTCCAGCAGCACCCAAAAGACTATTGAGATACGTTCGACTGCCTCAGCATTGGACACCGAGTTTCAAAAGTTGTCAGATTACATACGACGCTCCGTTTCAAAAACTATTGCCGGTGGCAGACGTGAGGGTACGCACACACCCACAACAAATACTGAAGTAGAAAGTCGGTATAGTCGTTCGGTGTCACGTTCTATCTTTGATGATGGTGCTTCTTCGAAGGCGGAATTTTCCGATAACGAAACAAATGGTCGCACAATGGAAGATTACGAAGAAGATGATGGAGACAACTTTAAAAGCTTCAAAGCAAGTTCCCAGCACTCGTATTCGACCACTGCGCTGGGACAAAATTCTCGGCAGCTGGAGACACCAAAGGAATTCGGAGGCTGGGCAGGAACTACGCTACTAATGCTACTCGTACCTTGCATCGTGTACTATTTGCAATGGAGTTGTCAGAAGAACGTGTGTGAGTTGGTCATACCCCATATGGatattaattcatttaaaactAGCGCTGCATGGAAATCTATTTTCAACAATGAAGCCGTTTCTGGGTATATTGCATTTCAATTAGGAGTTTTTGTGCTTTCCGCAACGATATTTGGTAGATATGTGCGCCTACCCACAGAACGCATAGGTGGTATTGGTGGTGTCACTCACTATAGCGCTGAATATAAATTCAATGCATTACCTATTGCGATCCTGATGACTTTGGGAGCTGGTTGGGCCGAGTATCTAAACTATCCGTTAGCTGATTTCGTACTAAAACATCAAATGCGGTTTTGCTTATAtggatttttaaatgcatttattttagcATTGTGGGCTTACATGCGCTCTAGCACGTTGAATGCCAAATCGAGCCAAGCGCAGCCAAATATTTATGGTAAAACAGGTAACTttctggtggactatgcacaaGGCAGGCAGGTGAACCCCAGGTGGATAGATTTGGTTGATTTCAAGTTGGTGTTTTATCGTGTGGCTTTGCTGTTCACTCTACTGTATGTTGAATGTTATTTGTATAAACAGCTGTCTCTACCTTGGCTGCCGGCAAATGAACGTGGCGTTTGGAACACGAtgacatattattattataatgggCGATATGATAGCGCAGCTTTGCTTACTTCGGGTATGTTGCTGGCCTATGTGTTGGATGCTATAATTTTCGAGCACCATTTGGCATCTTCGTTTGAAATGCAGGGTGAAGGTTTTGGTGCTTTGCTGCTCTTGCGTTATGCAGCCACTCCATATTTATTGACAGCGGTAGCACGATACTTCTACGAACAGCAACTTGGCAAGCAAGCGCAATCTTTGAATTGCTGCTATGCAGCATATTTACCCGTGGTACTCCTGATTGCAGGCTTGCTACTTAAACGTATCAGTAGCGCTATCAAATACAAATACCGCGTAAATCCTACAAATGCATATTTTGTCGGTGTTGAAACCATACACACGTTCCAGGGGCGTCGCCTTTTGCTTGGCTCGTTTTGGGGTCGTGTACGTCAACCCAATTATGCTGGCGATTTACTCGCACTCTGCGCTCTAACATTACCGCTATTTTTGCGTTTTGCCTGGCCACCATTAATTTGTATACTGATTTTGTGTACAATATTGTTACATCGCACTAAACGCGTGCAAGTGCGTAACATGTCGCGCTATCATTCGTCTTGGGTTCGCTATTGTAATAAAGTGCGATACTATATATTGCCGAAAGTCTATTGA
- the LOC128865731 gene encoding transport and Golgi organization protein 11 has protein sequence MGTPQSPTRMFNGLDEDIYNEAKFAHEINDKMRVPKRIKATGEFSDEDLLLSNQNGLMNSWNYHDKIDMNVPDRIVVLGHNQHLETRSAPLEIQLENSILPKNPAMSMVRVQTPPRVITLNDHHFPSASEESSPHRYGDGADLEDGDYDDDDTRPPPYVRANGVAHAQVGFHPVDSNSVESDSQLTTGGGSKRSQQLAYNNETSLVSHREGTPIGELTPHEEILYLRRQLAKLNRRVLNIEINNEQRLQREKIVYCLGLAYFVLKAVFWLNRN, from the exons ATGGGTACACCACAATCTCCCACCCGTATGTTCAATGGCCTGGATGAAGATATATACAATGAAGCGAAATTCGCACATGAAATAAATGACAAAATGCGTGTTCCTAAGCGCATTAAAGCTACAGGAGAATTCTCCGACGAAGATTTATTGTTATCCAATCAGAATGGCTTAATGAATTCGTGGAATTACCATGATAAGATTGACATGAACGTACCAGATCGTATAGTGGTATTGGGTCATAATCAACATCTAGAGACACGTTCAGCACCACTTGAAATACAACTGGAAAACTCAATTTTACCAAAGAATCCGGCGATGAGCATGGTGCGTGTGCAAACACCACCGCGCGTTATAACACTTAATGATCACCACTTCCCTTCTGCTTCTGAAGAAAGCTCGCCACATCGGTATGGTGATGGTGCTGACTTGGAAGATGGTGATTATGATGACGACGATACACGTCCACCACCTTATGTACGTGCTAACGGTGTAGCACATGCACAAGTAGGATTCCACCCAGTCGACTCGAATTCGGTGGAATCGGACTCACAG ttgACTACTGGTGGAGGAAGCAAACGTTCGCAACAGCTGGCGTATAATAATGAGACATCTCTTGTCAGTCATCGGGAAGGTACACCAATTGGAGAACTTACGCCACACGAAGAGATTCTATACTTGCGTCGACAATTGGCCAAATTAAATCGTCGAGTATTGAATATCGAAATCAACAATGAGCAACGTTTGCAACGTGAGAAAATCGTATATTGCTTGGGCTTGGCGTATTTCGTATTGAAGGCTGTTTTTTGGCTGAATCGTAATTGA
- the LOC128865732 gene encoding high mobility group protein D, whose amino-acid sequence MSDKPKRPLSAYMLWLNNAREQIKRENPGIKVTEVAKKGGELWRSMKDKSEWEAKAAKAKEDYEEAVREFEANGGSSANGSTKKRGKAAKKPAKKSKKAESEDDDEDEESD is encoded by the exons atgtctGACAAACCAAAGCGTCCTCTTTCCGCATATATGTTGTGGCTCAACAATGCACGCGAACAGATTAAGCGCGAAAATCCAGGCATTAAAGTAACCGAAGTGGCGAAAAAAGGTGGAGAGTTATGGCGTTCAATGAAGGACAAGTCG GAATGGGAAGCAAAGGCAGCTAAAGCCAAGGAAGATTATGAGGAAGCGGTGAGAGAATTTGAGGCCAATGGAGGCAGCTCGGCAAATGGCAGTACAAAGAAGCGTGGCAAAGCGGCGAAAAAGCCCGCCAAAAAGAGCAAGAAAGCTGAGTCCGAGGACGATGATGAGGATGAAGAAAGCGACTAG